One region of Pelotomaculum isophthalicicum JI genomic DNA includes:
- a CDS encoding acyl-CoA dehydratase activase, protein MFIGLDLGSRNVKIALMEKGRTTRLLEFDTVSFYREYGRKTGGRLTVDFATLGLDVTGAVITATGYGRQAVNVRDARIIPEIKAHVSGAVHLTGLAGFTLLDLGGQDSKVALVRQGRLVDFLTNDKCAASTGRYLENMAAVLNISLEELSLHYLDPVELTSTCAIFGESELIDKIVEGHPVSSLAAGVNYSIFKRIHPMLAKLSSDTVVFTGGVARSGALAEIIRRETGARVVVPEQPEYAGAIGCCVETRGNE, encoded by the coding sequence ATGTTTATCGGCCTGGACCTGGGCAGCCGCAACGTAAAGATAGCCTTGATGGAAAAAGGCCGGACAACCCGGTTGCTGGAGTTTGACACGGTCAGTTTTTACCGTGAATACGGGCGAAAAACCGGCGGCAGGCTAACAGTCGATTTTGCAACGCTCGGACTTGACGTTACCGGCGCGGTGATTACCGCGACAGGGTATGGCCGCCAGGCTGTAAATGTGCGTGACGCCAGGATCATTCCGGAAATAAAAGCGCATGTCAGCGGCGCTGTTCACTTGACCGGGCTGGCCGGCTTTACCTTGCTCGACTTGGGCGGGCAGGACAGCAAAGTGGCCCTGGTGCGCCAGGGGCGGCTGGTGGACTTTCTGACTAATGACAAGTGCGCCGCCAGTACGGGGAGATACCTGGAAAACATGGCCGCGGTGTTAAATATCAGCTTGGAAGAACTGAGCCTTCATTATCTTGACCCGGTGGAATTAACCTCCACCTGCGCCATTTTCGGCGAAAGCGAGTTGATCGATAAAATCGTTGAGGGACATCCCGTGTCCTCTTTGGCTGCCGGGGTCAATTACAGCATATTTAAGCGAATTCACCCGATGCTGGCCAAACTGTCCAGTGACACTGTCGTATTTACCGGCGGTGTAGCCCGTAGCGGCGCGCTGGCGGAAATTATCAGGCGTGAGACCGGAGCCCGGGTGGTTGTGCCGGAACAACCGGAATATGCCGGTGCCATCGGGTGCTGCGTAGAAACAAGGGGGAATGAATGA
- a CDS encoding 2-hydroxyacyl-CoA dehydratase family protein, with translation MPKVGLTTTVPVEVIYAAGWVPVDLNNLFITGENPQALVEEAELAGYPRNLCAWIKGIYSTVLKQRDISTVIAVTQGDCSNTHALMETLQLAGVEIVPFAFPYDRDADLLRLQIEKMMCHFDVSWRQVDEAKERLNRVRGKVWELDRLTWQENRVSGWENHLYQVSCSDFNGDPDKFAADTDMLLEEVRSRPPVEKALRLGYIGVPPIVGDLYQYLEERGARVVFNETQRQFTMPYAAAGLVEQYRRYTYPYGVFFRLADISREAARRNLDGIIHYAQSFCFRQIEDLIIREKLDLPLLTLEGDKPNRLDARTRMRLDVFLDMLR, from the coding sequence GTGCCAAAGGTTGGCCTTACCACGACAGTGCCGGTTGAAGTAATATATGCCGCGGGATGGGTGCCGGTGGATCTGAATAATCTTTTTATCACCGGTGAGAATCCCCAGGCGCTGGTGGAGGAAGCCGAACTGGCCGGGTACCCCCGAAACTTATGCGCCTGGATTAAGGGAATTTACAGCACTGTGTTGAAACAGCGGGATATTAGCACAGTTATCGCGGTTACCCAGGGTGACTGCAGCAACACGCATGCCTTGATGGAAACGCTGCAGTTGGCCGGGGTGGAAATTGTGCCCTTTGCCTTCCCGTACGATCGCGACGCCGACCTCTTGCGGCTGCAGATAGAGAAGATGATGTGCCACTTTGACGTTTCCTGGCGGCAGGTGGACGAAGCCAAGGAACGCCTGAACCGGGTGCGGGGCAAGGTATGGGAACTGGACCGGCTGACCTGGCAGGAAAACCGGGTCAGCGGGTGGGAAAACCACCTTTACCAGGTCAGTTGCAGTGATTTTAACGGTGATCCGGATAAGTTCGCCGCGGATACGGACATGTTATTGGAAGAAGTCCGTTCCCGGCCCCCGGTGGAAAAGGCATTGCGGCTGGGATATATAGGAGTGCCGCCGATTGTAGGTGACTTGTACCAATATCTTGAAGAGCGCGGGGCGCGGGTGGTGTTCAACGAGACCCAGAGGCAGTTTACCATGCCTTACGCGGCAGCCGGTCTGGTTGAGCAATACCGGCGCTATACTTACCCTTACGGCGTCTTTTTCCGCTTGGCGGACATTAGCCGGGAAGCCGCCCGGCGCAATTTGGACGGGATTATCCACTATGCCCAGAGCTTTTGTTTCCGCCAGATCGAGGACCTGATTATCAGGGAGAAGCTTGACCTACCGCTGCTGACCCTGGAGGGTGACAAGCCCAACCGCCTGGATGCGCGTACCCGGATGCGCCTGGATGTTTTTTTAGATATGCTGAGGTGA
- the murI gene encoding glutamate racemase translates to MNNGGAIGLFDSGIGGLTVFREVNRILPDESVIYYGDTAHVPYGSRSVEELIYFAGRIVAYLVEQKVKYIIFACNTSSALSLPVLKRIYSLPMMGLVQPGAAEALRLTRNRRISVIATEVTIKTKAYEETLKALDGSVEVVSRATPRLVPLVETGDMDTQAASAVVRESLSPLRGAGTDTLILGCTHYPFLAGLIAAEMGPEVRLVDPAEATVRLAAKEMAGLELRTAGGAAPAHRFAVSGDPEAFREKARLFMGRDIGPVARVVL, encoded by the coding sequence TTGAATAATGGCGGGGCTATCGGTCTTTTTGACTCGGGAATCGGCGGCTTGACAGTTTTCAGGGAGGTAAACAGAATACTTCCTGATGAATCAGTCATTTACTATGGCGATACGGCTCACGTGCCGTATGGTTCGCGCAGTGTTGAGGAATTAATATATTTTGCCGGCAGGATCGTAGCCTATTTAGTGGAGCAAAAGGTCAAGTACATCATATTTGCCTGCAACACCAGCTCGGCCCTGTCCTTACCAGTTTTAAAAAGGATTTACTCTCTGCCGATGATGGGTCTGGTCCAACCCGGCGCCGCCGAAGCGCTGCGGCTAACCCGAAACAGGAGGATCAGCGTCATTGCCACCGAAGTTACAATTAAAACAAAAGCATATGAAGAAACGCTAAAAGCGCTTGACGGTAGTGTTGAGGTTGTCAGCCGGGCTACACCGCGCCTTGTCCCCCTGGTTGAAACGGGAGACATGGATACGCAAGCAGCCTCCGCTGTGGTGCGGGAGAGCTTGTCTCCATTGCGCGGCGCCGGTACCGACACCTTGATTCTCGGCTGTACCCACTACCCCTTTTTGGCCGGATTAATTGCCGCTGAGATGGGACCGGAAGTGCGGCTGGTAGACCCGGCCGAGGCGACTGTGCGGTTGGCGGCTAAGGAAATGGCTGGTCTGGAGTTGCGGACCGCGGGTGGCGCCGCTCCAGCGCACCGGTTTGCCGTAAGCGGGGATCCGGAAGCATTTCGTGAAAAGGCGCGGCTTTTTATGGGAAGGGATATCGGCCCGGTTGCCCGCGTAGTATTGTGA
- a CDS encoding N-acetylmuramoyl-L-alanine amidase, whose amino-acid sequence MHLKNRLPFVFFVSLVLTLFLGIFLAYPDISAAGEIAVVKVDVANIRTGPGTDNSVFSQVGLAERLPVLGKSGDWCQVRISDGSTGWVAGWLVALETTGTTPEPSRSGEDSGSLKTAVVTGSVVNIRSGPGTSNGVIGQVNQGNTLSILEQSGDWYRVKLSSGSTGWVAGWLVSVRSAPAQTSPPVNQDTGGKTPGDNSGKADNQSGKALSLNVSDSGGKTSATLKASAPFNYSSFFLNNPDRLVVDMQGVTPGDLPLNTTVDSKSVSQVRVGYFQKNPDVTRLVFELKGGAQYLASLSTDQKTLTVETYIPNVSGSYRGKIITIDPGHGGSDPGAIGAGGTKEKEVTLDIANRIARILEANGAKVVMARSGDTDDDLYERTDKANNAKSDVFVSIHINANNDKSIGGTTTYIYSGTGARVQESDRLARCVQAEMIKTLGLRDIGVKSANFAVLRTSNMPAILVEVAFISNAAEEKLMRTDSFRSKAAEAIARGIGLYFAQRRTA is encoded by the coding sequence ATGCACTTAAAGAACCGGTTACCGTTTGTATTTTTTGTTTCGCTGGTGCTGACGCTGTTCCTTGGCATTTTTCTGGCATATCCGGATATATCCGCCGCCGGTGAGATTGCTGTCGTGAAAGTCGATGTCGCCAATATTCGCACCGGGCCGGGGACAGACAATAGTGTGTTTTCGCAGGTGGGTTTGGCTGAGCGCCTTCCGGTGTTGGGAAAATCAGGTGACTGGTGCCAGGTGAGAATCAGTGACGGCTCAACCGGCTGGGTGGCCGGCTGGCTGGTCGCCCTGGAAACTACCGGAACCACGCCAGAACCTTCCCGTTCGGGGGAGGATTCCGGCAGCTTGAAAACCGCCGTGGTTACCGGCAGCGTGGTAAATATCCGCAGCGGCCCGGGTACTTCAAACGGGGTGATCGGGCAGGTTAACCAGGGGAATACCCTTTCAATCCTGGAACAGTCCGGCGACTGGTACCGCGTTAAGTTATCGAGCGGCTCAACCGGCTGGGTAGCCGGCTGGCTGGTCAGTGTCCGTTCCGCGCCGGCTCAGACTTCTCCTCCGGTTAACCAGGACACGGGCGGTAAAACACCCGGAGACAATAGCGGGAAAGCGGACAACCAGTCCGGCAAGGCGCTTTCCCTAAATGTCAGTGATTCGGGTGGCAAAACGAGCGCTACTTTGAAAGCTAGCGCGCCGTTTAATTACTCTTCTTTTTTCCTGAATAATCCGGACCGGCTGGTTGTGGATATGCAGGGGGTCACTCCCGGCGACCTGCCGCTCAACACCACAGTTGATTCCAAGTCTGTAAGTCAGGTGCGAGTGGGATATTTTCAAAAGAACCCTGACGTCACCAGGCTGGTTTTTGAATTAAAGGGCGGCGCCCAGTACCTGGCGTCATTGTCCACCGACCAGAAGACATTGACGGTTGAAACGTATATTCCCAATGTTAGCGGGTCTTACCGGGGCAAGATCATTACCATTGACCCCGGCCACGGGGGAAGCGATCCCGGTGCCATCGGCGCGGGCGGAACCAAGGAAAAGGAAGTAACCCTGGACATTGCCAACCGGATTGCCAGAATCTTGGAGGCGAATGGAGCCAAGGTTGTCATGGCCAGGTCAGGAGATACGGATGACGACCTCTATGAGCGCACTGATAAAGCTAACAACGCCAAGTCTGACGTTTTTGTCAGCATTCACATCAACGCCAACAACGATAAGTCGATCGGCGGTACCACAACATATATTTACAGTGGTACAGGCGCCAGAGTTCAAGAGAGCGACAGGCTGGCGCGCTGTGTTCAAGCTGAAATGATCAAAACCCTGGGATTGCGGGATATCGGTGTTAAGAGCGCCAATTTCGCGGTGTTGCGTACTTCCAATATGCCGGCTATTCTAGTGGAAGTAGCGTTTATTTCCAATGCGGCGGAAGAAAAATTGATGCGTACCGATAGTTTTCGCAGTAAAGCGGCGGAAGCGATTGCCAGGGGGATCGGGTTGTACTTTGCCCAGAGAAGGACAGCTTAA
- a CDS encoding APC family permease: MQLKRVLTLRTVVATSAGLTLATSTFVAAVQVAGYVLGDTAWIAILTGGILCFLAAACFSELNGLLPTANGIRLYFSRAFNDQVSLTISILYMSIVIVGVVGAESYVLSRTLSEVFPAVPPYSWVVLLLLLVTVMNLRGVKIAGVFQDVITYGLLASLVAISLVALYKVNFQLNAPFAPGGASGLINAVALGVFLFVGFEWVTPLAEEVIQVKQISRGMMIALGFLSVAYAVFTVAMTAVVPKDVLAASAAPHMLFARAILGGPGAAWMVALSLAASVTTYNAGMISVSRFMYASAREHVLPAVFSRVSMRFFTPWVSVVVLFFIAMTVAAVTLLTHRYLVLLELAAAMESIVYVLAGLAVISLRRKMPDQPRPYRIKGGLVIPVLTVMVFALLAIAVLSADMWALIDLAAAFLVCLIYVNTAVPYLKKKYEARKPAARRRPPRASESIEEN; this comes from the coding sequence TTGCAGTTAAAAAGGGTCCTTACCCTGCGTACAGTGGTTGCCACCAGCGCCGGACTGACCCTGGCCACTTCGACCTTTGTCGCCGCCGTGCAGGTGGCTGGTTATGTTTTGGGAGATACCGCCTGGATCGCTATCCTGACCGGCGGGATTCTTTGTTTTTTAGCCGCGGCGTGTTTTTCCGAGTTGAACGGCCTTTTGCCCACGGCCAACGGCATCCGCCTCTATTTTAGCCGTGCTTTTAACGATCAGGTATCGTTGACGATTTCAATATTATACATGTCCATCGTGATCGTCGGCGTGGTCGGGGCGGAAAGCTATGTTCTTTCCAGGACATTAAGCGAGGTTTTTCCGGCGGTGCCGCCTTATAGCTGGGTTGTATTGCTGCTCCTCCTGGTCACCGTGATGAATCTCAGGGGCGTGAAAATAGCCGGGGTTTTCCAGGATGTGATTACTTACGGGCTGCTGGCTTCACTGGTGGCGATCAGCCTGGTCGCCCTGTATAAGGTTAACTTCCAACTCAACGCGCCTTTCGCGCCCGGCGGGGCTTCCGGCCTGATTAACGCGGTGGCGCTGGGGGTGTTCCTGTTTGTCGGTTTTGAGTGGGTCACTCCCCTGGCTGAAGAAGTGATCCAGGTAAAGCAAATTTCCAGGGGCATGATGATCGCGCTGGGTTTCCTGAGTGTGGCCTACGCTGTTTTCACCGTGGCCATGACCGCTGTGGTGCCGAAAGATGTGCTGGCGGCTTCGGCCGCGCCTCATATGTTGTTTGCCCGCGCAATCCTGGGCGGACCCGGCGCGGCGTGGATGGTGGCCCTCAGTCTGGCGGCCTCTGTGACCACCTATAACGCCGGTATGATCAGCGTGTCCCGTTTTATGTACGCTTCCGCGCGGGAGCATGTGCTGCCCGCGGTATTCAGTAGGGTGAGCATGCGTTTTTTTACCCCGTGGGTGTCCGTTGTTGTTCTCTTTTTTATCGCCATGACCGTGGCGGCGGTGACCCTGCTGACTCACCGCTACCTGGTTTTGTTGGAACTGGCTGCCGCCATGGAGTCCATCGTATATGTCCTGGCCGGACTGGCGGTAATCAGCCTGCGCCGCAAAATGCCGGACCAGCCCCGTCCTTACAGGATCAAGGGAGGGTTGGTTATCCCCGTGTTGACCGTCATGGTCTTTGCGCTGCTGGCAATAGCGGTCTTGTCCGCCGACATGTGGGCGCTCATTGATTTAGCGGCGGCTTTTCTGGTTTGCCTGATTTATGTGAACACGGCCGTACCATATTTAAAGAAGAAATATGAAGCCCGCAAACCGGCGGCACGACGGCGCCCGCCCCGGGCAAGCGAGAGTATTGAGGAAAATTAA
- a CDS encoding sterol carrier protein: MATHTEITESLKVFKDNYNGNERLKIMNRDWNRVVVIKATDIESLHTLKVQDGLVSLKEGAVENPNLTVISDSETLADIFYGDITPTEPYNNGTLRIIGQEDDIIRLDFISLMIWGE; the protein is encoded by the coding sequence TTGGCGACTCATACTGAAATAACAGAAAGTCTTAAGGTGTTTAAAGATAATTACAACGGCAACGAGCGTTTAAAAATAATGAACAGGGACTGGAACCGCGTAGTGGTGATCAAAGCTACAGATATCGAATCCCTGCATACTTTGAAGGTACAAGACGGCTTGGTTTCATTGAAAGAAGGCGCTGTGGAAAATCCCAATCTGACGGTGATTTCCGACAGTGAAACCCTGGCTGATATTTTTTACGGCGATATCACTCCCACTGAGCCTTACAACAATGGTACCTTGCGGATTATAGGCCAGGAAGACGATATTATCCGGCTTGATTTCATTTCCCTGATGATCTGGGGTGAATAG
- a CDS encoding quinate 5-dehydrogenase has protein sequence MKKVVSVSLGSSKRDHKVQVELLGEQFEISRMGTDGDFNRALEVLRELDGKVDAIGLGGIDVYLYVRQKRYAIHDGLKLVEAVKMTPVVDGSGLKNTLEREVVRILAENTGLLKKGMKVLMVSSLDRFGMAEALYDMGCDMTYGDLIFTMGMTYPIKTVAELEDIANRTLPDLVKMPFQMLYPTGKKQESQDEEKVRRFAGYYYEADVIAGDFHLIRRFMPAGMNGQTILTNTTTRDDVEFLRDKGIGTLATTTPEYEGRSFGTNVIEAAMVAILGKPLEQIAAEDYLELLRRLNFQPRILRLS, from the coding sequence TTGAAGAAAGTAGTCAGTGTCAGTCTCGGTTCTTCTAAACGCGATCACAAGGTTCAGGTGGAACTTCTGGGGGAGCAGTTTGAAATATCGCGGATGGGTACGGACGGTGACTTTAACCGGGCGCTGGAAGTGTTGCGGGAACTTGACGGAAAGGTGGACGCCATCGGTCTGGGCGGTATTGACGTTTACCTTTATGTCCGGCAAAAGCGCTACGCCATTCACGACGGGCTTAAGTTGGTGGAAGCGGTCAAAATGACGCCGGTGGTGGACGGAAGCGGTTTAAAAAATACCCTGGAGCGGGAAGTAGTACGCATCCTGGCTGAAAATACCGGCCTGCTTAAAAAAGGCATGAAGGTCCTGATGGTTAGTTCGCTGGACCGGTTCGGCATGGCGGAAGCCCTCTACGACATGGGCTGTGACATGACTTACGGCGACCTGATTTTTACCATGGGTATGACTTACCCAATCAAGACGGTGGCGGAGCTTGAGGATATCGCCAACCGCACCCTGCCCGATCTGGTTAAAATGCCTTTTCAGATGCTTTATCCCACCGGTAAAAAACAGGAGAGCCAGGACGAGGAAAAGGTGCGAAGATTCGCTGGCTACTATTATGAAGCGGATGTGATCGCCGGGGATTTTCACTTGATCAGGCGTTTTATGCCGGCCGGCATGAATGGGCAGACCATCTTGACAAACACTACCACGCGCGACGACGTTGAATTCCTGCGCGATAAGGGAATAGGCACCCTGGCTACCACTACCCCCGAGTATGAAGGACGATCTTTCGGCACTAACGTTATTGAAGCCGCCATGGTGGCTATTCTGGGTAAACCGCTGGAGCAAATTGCCGCTGAAGATTACCTGGAACTGCTGCGCAGGCTGAACTTTCAACCCCGTATCCTGCGCTTGTCGTAA